One genomic segment of Cellulophaga sp. HaHaR_3_176 includes these proteins:
- a CDS encoding peroxiredoxin-like family protein → MIKPRQKAPELAIKLVNDTTWELNDQSPENFTMILFYRGKHCPVCKSQLEELQKKLDKFIQRGVSVIAISTDTAEVAKATYDEWDISDIPLGYGLPIEKAREWGLFISEGIKDEPKHFTEPGLFLLTPEQTVYWESIQSMPFGRPSFNDVLGGIDYILKADYPARGEA, encoded by the coding sequence ATGATAAAACCGAGACAAAAAGCACCCGAGTTAGCAATTAAATTAGTGAATGATACCACGTGGGAATTGAATGATCAATCACCTGAAAATTTTACCATGATCTTGTTTTACAGGGGTAAACATTGCCCTGTATGTAAATCGCAGTTAGAAGAGCTACAGAAAAAATTAGATAAGTTTATACAGCGTGGCGTTTCTGTAATAGCCATTAGTACAGACACAGCCGAAGTTGCCAAAGCCACGTATGACGAATGGGACATTTCAGATATTCCGTTGGGTTATGGTTTACCTATAGAAAAAGCCAGAGAATGGGGTTTATTCATTTCTGAAGGTATTAAGGACGAGCCTAAACATTTTACAGAACCTGGATTGTTTTTGTTAACTCCAGAACAAACAGTTTATTGGGAATCTATACAATCTATGCCATTTGGAAGACCTAGTTTTAACGATGTTTTAGGAGGTATCGACTATATCTTAAAGGCAGATTATCCTGCTAGAGGAGAGGCATAG